The Cloeon dipterum chromosome 3, ieCloDipt1.1, whole genome shotgun sequence genome includes a region encoding these proteins:
- the LOC135940900 gene encoding uncharacterized protein LOC135940900 encodes MNKDRKKEFLKEMQENHKLGVEMQQRDRFAHGASRVLEIRAGRFKFAADSLKKMTLRCILENKEFFTDETLNPTNPFNCISNPLKSELISLEAELVNAKAATQMVKVEDSKCALQCRMMQKLLNNKMESLQFPVTANSDCKEVTDLWKSLVAVNPENLKELIRRGACEHMTWNLRPFFSHLLQFKSLQVLELDHFPVDDSDLCKIATDLQELRVLKVYADETTSETGIAALAKLQHLQKFYFEDLDQICEESLLYELCFQHLPGLLEVGFAIKRDFMLDYQEAYLCINGHLMAMVLEELEKPCQLGLQKMQLVGLPTIPQCVTFPKLKSFFVVNPEGPLTIDDRFSNVSELGLFIMPSMRECYSIFGRLGRQLTKLHLLVRSTIDVSKVLELCPNLSELNIYAKRLVSSSKLKPETLSKLRELNVRMSHHASVAVQPGLTLQLLQAPKLRSVALFSENNKYIIGLEELLAIVEEAKGKKILRRLQILKVECDVEEMIPTDREEYGYLFCRLVMNCPRLHSMTKDAISFTMLGFVAALTGMPGYLREPKPFDLF; translated from the exons ATGAATAAAGACAGAAAGAAAGAGTTTCTtaaagaaatgcaagaaaatcaCAAGTTGGGAGTTGAAATGCAACAGCGGGACAGATTTGCACATGGCGCGAG tcGCGTGTTGGAGATTCGTGCTGGtcggttcaaatttgctgcagACAGTCTGAAGAAGATGACGCTCAGGTGCATTCTggaaaacaaagagtttttcaCTGATGAGACACTCAACCCGACCAATCCCTTCAATTGCAttt CAAACCCGTTGAAGTCAGAATTGATTTCGTTGGAGGCTGAGCTGGTGAATGCTAAAGCAGCAACTCAAATGGTTAAAGTCGAGGACTCAAAGTGCGCATTGCAGTGCAGAATGATGCAGAAGCTGTTGAACAATAAGATGGAGTCGCTGCAGTTTCCGGTGACCGCCAATAGTGACTGTAAGGAGGTCACTGATCTGTGGAAAAGTCTTGTTGCTGTCAACCCAGAGAATCTAAAGGAATTGATCAGAAGGGGTGCTTGCGAACACATGACTTGGAACCTGAGACCTTTCTTCAGTCACCTGCTGCAGTTCAAGAGCTTGCAAGTCTTGGAACTGGATCATTTTCCAGTTGATGACTCAGACCTTTGCAAAATTGCGACAGACCTTCAAGAGCTCAG ggTGCTTAAAGTGTATGCAGATGAAACCACGTCGGAGACAGGAATTGCTGCCCTCGCCAAGTTACAGCACCTGCAGAAGTTCTACTTTGAGGATCTTGATCAAATCTGCGAGGAATCCCTCTTGTATGAGCTCTGCTTCCAGCATCTGCCTGGTCTGTTAGAAGTGGGCTTTGCCATCAAGAGGGACTTTATGTTGGATTACCAAGAAGCATACTTGTGCATCAATGGCCATTTAATGGCCATGGTGCTGGAAGAGCTGGAAAAGCCATGTCAACTGGGTCTGCAGAAGATGCAGCTGGTGGGTCTGCCAACCATCCCGCAATGCGTCACCTTTCCTAAACTCAAGTCTTTCTTTGTCGTCAATCCTGAGGGACCTCTTACAATTGATGATCGGTTCTCCAATGTGTCCGAACTGGGTCTCTTTATCATGCCTTCCATGCGCGAATGCTACTCTATTTTCGGTCGACTTGGACGCCAGCTGACCAAACTGCACTTGCTCGTCCGCAGCACCATAGACGTGTCTAAGGTGCTTGAGTTGTGTCCCAATCTGAGTGAACTGAACATCTATGCAAAGCGTTTAGTCTCTTCGAGCAAACTGAAGCCAGAAACGCTGAGTAAGCTGCGAGAATTGAATGTGCGAATGTCCCACCATGCTAGCGTTGCTGTGCAGCCGGGACTCACACTCCAACTGCTGCAAGCGCCCAAACTGCGCTCAGTTGCGCTTTTCTCGGAGAACAACAAGTACATCATTGGCTTGGAAGAACTTCTGGCTATTGTGGAAGAGGCAAAGGGAAAGAAGATTCTGCGCaggttgcaaattttgaaagttgaGTGCGACGTGGAAGAGATGATTCCTACCGACAGAGAAGAGTACGGTTATCTGTTCTGTAGATTAGTGATGAATTGTCCCCGTCTGCACTCCATGACCAAGGATGCCATTAGTTTTACAATGCTAGGATTTGTAGCTGCGCTCACTGGTATGCCTGGCTATCTTCGTGAGCCAAAAccatttgatttgttttga